A window of Apium graveolens cultivar Ventura chromosome 8, ASM990537v1, whole genome shotgun sequence contains these coding sequences:
- the LOC141680305 gene encoding uncharacterized protein LOC141680305, which yields MKPGRPPSSRYCDYHEDMGHTTEQCYQLSNLIESKIGKGHFVHYIERQGQTQQRQDDRIVDVIFGGYAAGGMPKNSRKSYAREVCNVNPPCPKKYKPSPSLVISFSDEDYAPNIIRGHQDALVITAKIGTNTVKKILVDNGSSVDILYHHALARMDIGDRKLENTHSPLYGFTGNEVKVVGKISINKEYCFSHKHGSYLG from the coding sequence ATGAAGCCAGGACGTCCTCCGAGCTCTCGATACTGTGACTATCACGAAGATATGGGACACACTACAGAACAATGCTACCAATTAAGCAATCTCATTGAATCCAAAATTGGAAAAGGCCATTTCGTCCATTACATCGAAAGACAGGGACAGACTCAGCAAAGACAAGACGACAGAATAGTCGATGTAATCTTCGGGGGTTACGCCGCTGGAGGCATGCCAAAAAACTCTCGTAAGTCGTACGCCCGAGAGGTGTGTAATGTTAATCCTCCATGTCCCAAGAAATACAAACCATCTCCATCTCTTGTCATATCCTTCTCGGATGAAGATTATGCTCCAAATATCATAAGAGGACATCAAGATGCGCTGGTTATCACTGCCAAAATCGGCACCAATACAGTAAAAAAGATCCTTGTCGATAATGGTAGTTCCGTCGACATTCTATATCATCACGCCTTAGCGCGAATGGATATAGGGGACAGAAAATTAGAAAATACCCATTCGCCTCTTTATGGTTTCACGGGTAATGAGGTAAAAGTGGTTGGAAAAATAAGTATCAATAAAGAGTATTGTTTCTCACATAAACATGGCTCATATTTAGGGTAA